The following are encoded together in the Aciduricibacillus chroicocephali genome:
- a CDS encoding alpha/beta hydrolase: MEKTISAYTIPYTEQWEMESETGRLYRISMFVPNAPIPEEGFPVMYVLDGNAIFSSVVEAARLQSYASEAAEPAVIVGIGYPTDEPYDYAARSWDYTSADSKKGAGGADAFLYFLERDLKPSVESKTSINIGKAGLFGHGLGGLFTLYALLHKPELFDTYIAGSPEIGRDNRHLVSLEEDLYNQLREWEEVGNLQFKSLLLGVGAAEDADVIEEVRQMHIRLFDWQLSNFEVDLRIFLEEGHITMLHPLISRGMAHFLQ, from the coding sequence ATGGAAAAGACAATTTCAGCATATACAATTCCATATACTGAACAGTGGGAAATGGAATCGGAAACAGGGCGTTTGTATCGGATTTCGATGTTTGTCCCTAATGCTCCGATTCCAGAAGAAGGATTTCCGGTCATGTATGTATTGGATGGCAATGCCATTTTTTCTTCTGTCGTTGAAGCTGCAAGACTGCAGTCTTATGCTTCTGAGGCGGCTGAACCGGCAGTGATTGTAGGTATTGGTTATCCAACAGATGAGCCTTACGATTACGCAGCAAGGTCCTGGGACTACACATCAGCAGATTCGAAAAAAGGTGCTGGTGGTGCGGACGCATTTCTTTATTTCCTTGAGCGGGATTTGAAGCCTTCAGTTGAAAGTAAAACTTCGATCAACATCGGAAAAGCAGGACTGTTTGGACACGGCTTAGGCGGATTATTCACTTTGTATGCGCTACTACATAAGCCTGAACTATTTGATACATATATTGCGGGGAGCCCGGAAATCGGACGAGATAACCGTCACTTGGTTTCATTGGAAGAAGACCTCTATAATCAACTTCGGGAATGGGAGGAAGTAGGCAACTTGCAATTCAAGTCTTTGCTGCTTGGGGTTGGCGCTGCAGAAGATGCTGATGTAATTGAAGAAGTGAGACAAATGCATATTCGCCTTTTTGACTGGCAATTGTCGAATTTTGAAGTGGATTTGCGAATTTTCCTGGAAGAAGGACACATTACTATGCTGCACCCGCTCATTAGCCGGGGAATGGCGCATTTTCTACAATAG